Proteins from a genomic interval of Pseudomonas versuta:
- a CDS encoding methyltransferase, with protein sequence MSDRHFDQLATRFAEKIYGGAKGAIRLAVLQADLTESLPARPLRVLDIGAGLGHMSLWLAQQGHDVTLAEPAGPMLEGARQRFADAGQKGTFIQAPWQELLGQLTEPYDLVLCHAVLEWLAEPHAILPVLHQLTTRDGWLSLAFYNRDALIYRNLLKGHFRKMRKNDMAGEKQSLTPQQPLDPRELATALEGLWQVEAQSGVRVFHDYMPVEFQARAELQALVEMELAHRRHPAFARLGRYLHWVCRPV encoded by the coding sequence ATGAGTGACCGTCACTTCGATCAACTGGCGACCCGCTTCGCCGAAAAAATCTACGGCGGCGCCAAAGGTGCCATTCGCCTGGCCGTGCTTCAGGCCGACCTTACAGAGTCTCTGCCCGCCCGACCGCTGCGCGTACTGGATATCGGCGCCGGGCTGGGCCACATGTCTCTGTGGCTGGCCCAGCAGGGGCACGATGTAACCCTGGCAGAGCCAGCAGGCCCCATGCTCGAAGGCGCGCGCCAGCGCTTTGCCGACGCGGGGCAGAAGGGCACTTTCATTCAGGCACCGTGGCAAGAACTGCTGGGCCAACTGACCGAGCCTTACGACCTGGTGCTGTGCCATGCCGTGCTGGAATGGCTGGCCGAACCTCACGCCATCCTGCCCGTGCTGCACCAACTGACCACCAGGGACGGCTGGCTGTCGCTGGCGTTCTATAACCGTGATGCGCTGATCTATCGCAACCTGCTTAAAGGCCACTTCCGCAAAATGCGCAAGAACGATATGGCCGGCGAAAAACAAAGCCTCACCCCGCAGCAGCCCCTCGACCCGCGAGAGTTGGCGACCGCGCTCGAAGGCCTGTGGCAGGTCGAAGCCCAAAGCGGCGTGCGGGTATTTCACGACTACATGCCAGTGGAATTCCAGGCCCGCGCCGAACTGCAAGCGCTGGTAGAAATGGAGCTGGCCCACCGTCGCCACCCCGCCTTTGCCAGGCTGGGACGCTATCTGCATTGGGTGTGCCGCCCGGTATAA
- a CDS encoding DUF4136 domain-containing protein — MHRRLALVVLSLGLGACQSPNPYTPSSMPMPPAPAQAANTLDLSAYPAPPRDYGRYQSWAWLNGRLPAGTAWADSAQIADAVNNVLDQRGLRPAQPNRAADLWVSADLHTEKRLRQVQDDYGYGAGYGNGYGRYGRYGSQYGMYNSVPVVRTYEVEVMVVRLNFYDGKTGQPVWSSSAETSSKGSLSERSDALRESLKKAVQAYPPQ, encoded by the coding sequence ATGCATCGCCGTTTAGCCTTAGTCGTTTTGAGCCTTGGCCTGGGGGCTTGCCAGAGTCCTAACCCGTATACCCCAAGCTCCATGCCGATGCCGCCAGCCCCGGCACAAGCGGCCAACACCCTGGATTTAAGCGCCTACCCTGCTCCGCCACGGGATTACGGGCGCTATCAAAGCTGGGCCTGGCTCAATGGCCGACTGCCCGCCGGAACAGCCTGGGCCGACTCGGCACAAATCGCCGACGCGGTAAACAACGTGCTCGACCAGCGCGGCTTGCGGCCTGCGCAGCCCAATCGTGCGGCTGACTTGTGGGTGAGTGCTGATTTACATACAGAAAAACGCCTGCGCCAGGTGCAGGACGACTATGGTTATGGAGCGGGTTACGGCAATGGTTACGGCCGTTACGGCCGTTACGGCAGTCAATACGGGATGTACAACTCGGTCCCGGTTGTACGCACCTATGAAGTGGAAGTCATGGTTGTGCGACTCAATTTCTACGATGGTAAAACCGGTCAGCCCGTATGGAGTTCCAGCGCAGAAACCAGCAGCAAAGGCAGCCTGAGCGAACGCAGTGACGCCTTGCGCGAATCACTGAAAAAGGCGGTGCAGGCTTATCCTCCTCAGTAA
- a CDS encoding DUF4136 domain-containing protein: MLRRIALLGLALLLSACETMQVTNDYNPSVDFAKFQTWAWKDPALQYQPNSLMLKSDLTEQRIMQAVSSGLDQRGLRPAAAGSKPDLLVQTYLIVANRQEQIVTNYGYGGPWGGPWGYAGGPWEGYWGAPMYNETRNVVYQVGTLQIDLIDAKDGKLVWRGSAEKIVDNSPTPAERNAAIHEAVNKILANYPPK, from the coding sequence ATGCTACGACGCATTGCATTATTGGGCCTGGCCCTGCTGCTCAGCGCCTGCGAAACAATGCAGGTCACCAACGATTACAACCCTTCAGTGGATTTTGCCAAATTCCAGACCTGGGCCTGGAAAGACCCTGCACTGCAATACCAGCCCAATAGCCTGATGCTTAAAAGCGACCTGACCGAGCAGCGGATCATGCAGGCCGTGAGCAGTGGCCTGGATCAGCGCGGCCTGCGCCCGGCAGCCGCCGGCAGTAAACCGGATCTGCTGGTGCAAACCTATCTGATCGTCGCCAACCGCCAGGAACAGATCGTCACCAACTACGGCTACGGCGGTCCATGGGGCGGGCCCTGGGGTTATGCCGGCGGCCCATGGGAAGGCTACTGGGGCGCACCGATGTACAACGAGACCCGTAACGTGGTCTATCAGGTGGGCACCCTGCAGATCGACTTGATCGATGCCAAAGACGGCAAATTGGTGTGGCGCGGCAGCGCAGAAAAAATCGTCGACAACAGCCCGACCCCAGCCGAGCGCAATGCGGCCATTCATGAAGCGGTGAACAAAATTCTTGCTAACTATCCGCCAAAATAA
- a CDS encoding pilus assembly protein TadG-related protein yields MSPRLRSIGFNSPQQQQGAIGLMAAVTLGVVLLFMLLVIDSGRLYLEQRKLQRVADMAVLEAVSRGGSCTSGTAVTYVNESATRNGFTPGAVQKITPTCGTLVTGSDSLRTFKLDPSQTNAIRVIATTTVPTSVAGGLWSLFAKDGFNLNTQLTASAVGAAPKGLLAQLTIRSTAVTIDSSKSQILNAVWGGLLGGSLNLSVAGWQGLVDSKINLLSYLDQLAIDLNINAGSYTDVLNTKVQLTKLIDTAIKVLTANGNTANVAVDGLLGLKAAVGSVQVKLADILKLQTGTNSAGLDTNLNVFQLVEAFVQLANINNGVVATVPLNVPGVINGVVKLKVIEPPQLSAIGDPAKAKANPTDPASRIYVRTAQVRAGVSIALPLLDTPAVESVLTNLVGPLTDTLNSLLSLNLAATLKSVLCAVAFPCKQTDLKVLPTASINVILEVASANSYVTDYSCPSTTTKTLTVANNAALVKVKFGSIDMTNAFSSSNDVTVKPLPIIDIGSVTCSGLILFKVCDPKTRVPFYGGGVGLMVDTSIGSLSAPYLTHTYNQPPEIKQDPLFSPVSSTNLVGSLKTTLQGIQLAVYQPTGTSALGSLLVNTGNILSGLITAISNIIGTLLSPIVDPLLNGILNLLGITIDNVDVGANLSCGQGGRAQLVL; encoded by the coding sequence ATGTCTCCCCGTCTACGCAGTATCGGTTTCAATAGCCCACAGCAGCAACAAGGTGCAATCGGTTTAATGGCCGCTGTCACCCTCGGCGTGGTGCTGCTTTTCATGTTGTTGGTGATCGACAGCGGACGGCTGTACCTGGAACAACGCAAGTTGCAACGGGTAGCGGACATGGCCGTGCTGGAAGCGGTCAGCCGGGGAGGGAGTTGTACCAGTGGCACTGCCGTAACCTACGTCAATGAAAGCGCCACGCGAAACGGCTTCACTCCCGGGGCGGTGCAAAAAATAACACCCACCTGCGGCACCCTTGTGACGGGCAGCGACAGCCTGCGTACCTTCAAACTGGACCCCAGCCAAACCAATGCTATCCGCGTTATCGCCACCACCACTGTCCCCACAAGCGTGGCCGGGGGACTATGGAGCTTGTTTGCCAAGGATGGATTTAATCTTAATACCCAGTTGACGGCGAGTGCGGTAGGCGCTGCCCCTAAGGGGTTGCTGGCTCAACTTACGATTCGAAGTACTGCCGTTACGATAGACTCTTCAAAGTCTCAGATACTCAATGCGGTATGGGGCGGACTGCTTGGGGGATCGCTCAATCTAAGCGTTGCAGGCTGGCAAGGCCTGGTCGACAGCAAAATAAACTTGCTGAGTTATTTGGATCAATTAGCTATCGACTTGAATATTAATGCCGGTAGTTACACAGACGTCCTGAACACCAAAGTACAACTCACAAAACTTATCGACACAGCAATCAAAGTACTCACCGCAAATGGCAATACAGCCAATGTTGCAGTAGACGGACTCCTCGGGCTTAAAGCCGCGGTGGGCAGTGTCCAGGTAAAACTGGCAGACATATTGAAACTGCAGACAGGTACGAACAGCGCAGGGCTGGACACTAATTTGAACGTCTTCCAGTTAGTGGAGGCTTTTGTCCAGCTCGCCAACATTAACAACGGTGTCGTAGCGACAGTCCCCCTGAACGTCCCGGGTGTGATCAATGGCGTGGTTAAATTAAAAGTCATAGAGCCGCCTCAACTTTCGGCCATTGGTGACCCGGCAAAAGCCAAGGCTAACCCTACCGATCCTGCATCCAGAATCTACGTGCGTACGGCACAAGTCCGGGCAGGCGTTAGTATCGCTCTGCCACTTCTTGATACTCCGGCCGTCGAATCAGTTCTCACTAACCTGGTCGGCCCCCTGACCGATACGTTAAATAGTTTACTAAGCCTCAATCTTGCCGCCACACTTAAATCAGTCCTGTGCGCTGTAGCCTTTCCTTGCAAGCAAACAGACCTCAAAGTTCTGCCTACCGCATCGATCAACGTTATCCTTGAGGTCGCCAGCGCCAACTCATATGTCACGGACTACTCATGCCCCAGTACGACCACAAAAACCCTGACAGTCGCGAATAACGCAGCTTTGGTAAAGGTCAAATTTGGCAGTATTGATATGACCAATGCCTTCTCTTCATCGAACGATGTTACCGTCAAACCTTTACCTATTATTGATATTGGCTCGGTCACCTGCTCCGGGCTAATCCTATTTAAAGTATGTGATCCTAAAACCCGTGTGCCCTTTTATGGTGGCGGAGTGGGACTGATGGTAGACACCAGTATCGGCAGTCTTAGCGCTCCCTATCTGACTCATACTTACAATCAACCACCCGAAATAAAACAGGACCCGCTTTTTTCCCCGGTATCATCAACAAACCTGGTAGGCAGTCTTAAAACGACACTGCAAGGTATCCAGTTAGCGGTCTATCAACCCACAGGCACCAGCGCTTTGGGCAGTTTGCTTGTTAATACCGGGAACATACTGAGCGGTTTAATTACAGCCATCAGTAATATCATCGGTACTTTACTGAGCCCGATTGTCGACCCGCTGCTGAATGGCATCCTTAATTTACTAGGGATAACGATCGACAATGTCGACGTTGGCGCCAACCTCTCCTGCGGCCAGGGTGGCCGCGCCCAACTGGTGCTTTGA
- a CDS encoding PAS domain-containing sensor histidine kinase, which yields MIQGEKLFRRLTGRATEQLPGSSGLQSRTDGCMQLLLDQQGRVIDASGLQRHGLGRDAGDATPRLLLDYLVSGSTLALEGGPADWVGHCLDLDFQGPGLNVLHTRGWVQPQADCWLLQLLDIGDLLRDSQQAGSREQCAQLALSIGEQLRQCSAARLPEVMHEALCRVAQQWRVPCVALAVRSGTPLGWRLYSAYHGFDAPALWTTGQTLGEVLDGVDAKRPRSINADVERTRNPLLNSLFGNADGWLVPYCDQQGQSVWLLLGFYPATQHPSLMSESDWLLVCAAMAGPLQDRLREQQHEQQKERMQALQELLGTGWWEWLQPSRQLQLAPQLSASLLPQLEPSALTREAWLALFHPVDRDELSSGFNALLEHGKTLMLCARLHQPQNTQPTRWYRIQGQVLGTGASRRTVGYMLDISDIKNQQLQAAAAHARLDNLIASSPAVIYVQRYDEGALLPAFFSDSLQPLLGWSLDDCAGAALIDRIHPDDREQYFERTRQLLREGSTRSRFRLRDRAGDYHWLLDEAKLLRDDLGLPVEAVGLWLDITETTEAAERVKHSEERYRILVEDSPAMICRYLPDLTLTFGNRPLANYLECAPELLPGINLGDWLSAEQRELFERRIASLSPEFPVSTAEISLQLPGREHAWWVWSDRGVFDAQGQLLEVQAVGRDNTEVRRSQQQLTHGAKMATLGEMATGLAHEINQPLNVMRMAIVNVLKRLSNGDVQIDYLKEKLTRIDSQIQRAARVVDHMRVFGRRSEIEQQVFNPVQALEGTLALLGEGLRCKGVEIHAEGLACSVQVRGHSDQLEQVLINLLVNARDALLSKRETDRDFQPLITLSAETDGNCVRLWVQDNGDGIDPRLLERIFEPFFTTKPIGIGTGLGLSVSYGIIDNMGGRLSVSNTGPGARFCVELPVVEE from the coding sequence TTGATCCAGGGTGAAAAGCTCTTTAGGCGCCTGACGGGGCGGGCCACCGAGCAGCTGCCCGGATCTTCTGGTTTGCAGTCACGCACCGATGGGTGCATGCAACTGCTGCTCGATCAGCAGGGGCGGGTTATTGATGCTAGCGGCCTGCAGCGCCATGGCCTGGGGCGCGATGCTGGTGACGCTACACCGCGTCTGCTGCTGGACTATTTGGTGTCGGGCAGCACGCTGGCGCTGGAAGGGGGACCGGCGGACTGGGTCGGACACTGTCTTGATCTGGATTTTCAAGGCCCCGGACTGAACGTGCTACACACCCGTGGCTGGGTACAGCCGCAGGCTGACTGCTGGTTATTACAACTGCTGGATATCGGCGATTTATTACGCGACAGCCAGCAAGCCGGCAGCCGCGAGCAATGTGCGCAACTGGCCCTGAGCATCGGTGAACAGTTGCGTCAGTGCAGCGCCGCCCGCTTGCCTGAGGTGATGCATGAGGCGCTGTGTCGTGTAGCGCAGCAATGGCGTGTGCCCTGCGTGGCACTGGCCGTGCGCAGTGGTACGCCACTGGGTTGGCGTCTATACAGCGCGTATCACGGGTTTGATGCGCCGGCGCTGTGGACCACAGGACAAACCCTGGGCGAGGTCCTGGATGGTGTGGATGCCAAACGGCCCCGATCCATAAACGCCGATGTCGAGAGAACCCGAAACCCTTTGCTCAATAGTCTGTTTGGCAATGCCGACGGTTGGCTGGTGCCTTACTGCGACCAGCAAGGGCAGTCCGTGTGGTTGCTGCTGGGTTTTTACCCGGCCACGCAGCACCCATCGCTGATGAGCGAAAGCGACTGGTTGCTGGTCTGTGCGGCAATGGCCGGGCCGCTGCAGGATCGTCTGCGTGAGCAGCAACACGAACAACAAAAGGAGCGCATGCAAGCGCTGCAGGAACTGTTGGGTACGGGGTGGTGGGAGTGGTTGCAGCCTTCCCGGCAATTGCAGCTGGCGCCGCAATTGAGCGCAAGTTTATTGCCGCAGCTGGAACCTTCGGCGTTGACCCGTGAAGCGTGGCTGGCGCTGTTTCATCCCGTGGATCGGGATGAACTGAGCAGCGGTTTCAATGCGTTACTGGAGCATGGCAAAACGCTGATGCTGTGCGCGCGGCTGCACCAGCCCCAAAATACGCAACCGACCCGGTGGTACCGGATTCAGGGCCAGGTGCTGGGAACAGGTGCAAGCCGGCGCACAGTGGGTTACATGCTCGATATCAGCGACATCAAAAACCAGCAACTGCAGGCCGCCGCCGCCCATGCGCGACTGGACAACCTGATCGCCAGTTCACCTGCCGTGATCTACGTGCAGCGCTACGACGAAGGTGCATTGCTGCCGGCATTTTTCAGCGACAGCTTGCAACCTTTGCTGGGCTGGAGCCTGGACGACTGTGCAGGGGCGGCCTTGATCGACAGGATCCACCCCGATGACCGCGAGCAGTACTTCGAGCGTACGCGCCAGTTGCTGCGTGAAGGCAGCACCCGCAGCCGTTTCCGTCTGCGTGACCGCGCTGGCGACTATCACTGGTTGCTGGACGAGGCCAAATTATTACGCGACGACCTGGGGCTGCCCGTTGAGGCAGTAGGGTTGTGGCTGGACATTACCGAGACCACCGAAGCGGCCGAGCGGGTTAAACACAGTGAGGAGCGTTACCGGATTCTGGTCGAAGACTCCCCGGCGATGATTTGCCGCTACTTGCCAGACTTGACCCTGACCTTCGGCAACCGACCGCTGGCCAATTATCTGGAGTGCGCCCCTGAGTTACTGCCGGGGATCAACCTGGGCGACTGGCTCTCAGCCGAACAGCGCGAGTTGTTTGAACGGCGTATTGCCAGCTTGAGCCCGGAGTTCCCGGTGAGTACGGCTGAAATCAGCCTGCAACTGCCTGGCCGTGAGCATGCGTGGTGGGTCTGGTCTGATCGGGGGGTGTTTGACGCTCAGGGCCAACTGCTCGAAGTCCAGGCGGTAGGTCGTGACAATACCGAGGTACGGCGCTCGCAACAGCAACTGACCCACGGCGCGAAAATGGCCACGCTTGGCGAAATGGCCACCGGGCTGGCGCATGAGATCAACCAGCCGCTGAATGTGATGCGCATGGCTATCGTCAACGTACTCAAACGCCTGAGTAACGGCGATGTACAGATTGATTACCTGAAGGAAAAACTCACCCGTATCGATTCGCAAATCCAGCGCGCTGCGCGAGTGGTCGACCATATGCGCGTGTTCGGTCGGCGCTCCGAAATCGAGCAGCAGGTCTTCAACCCGGTGCAGGCACTGGAAGGTACTTTGGCCCTGCTGGGCGAAGGTCTGCGTTGTAAAGGCGTAGAGATCCACGCCGAGGGGCTGGCGTGTAGCGTGCAGGTGCGCGGTCATTCAGACCAGTTGGAGCAAGTGTTGATCAACCTGCTGGTCAATGCGCGTGATGCCTTGTTGAGCAAGCGCGAGACAGATCGCGACTTCCAGCCCCTGATAACCCTGAGCGCCGAAACAGACGGCAACTGTGTACGGCTGTGGGTACAGGACAATGGCGACGGCATCGACCCGCGGTTGCTGGAGCGTATCTTCGAACCGTTCTTTACCACCAAGCCCATCGGTATTGGTACCGGCCTTGGGTTGTCGGTTAGCTACGGCATTATCGACAACATGGGCGGACGGTTGAGCGTGAGCAATACCGGGCCCGGGGCCCGGTTTTGCGTGGAATTGCCGGTGGTTGAAGAGTAA
- a CDS encoding TadE/TadG family type IV pilus assembly protein, whose translation MKIGLPKKQKGAAAIEFALVFVIFFAVLYGVLSYSLPLLLVQSFNNSTAEAVRRSVAVDPTLTAAAYKTAVESVAKGVLDEKLRWVPTAVAPSLVKTASYDPVAGVLTATVSLPSAALATLMPVLTLGTVSVPQLPTTLTAQSSMKF comes from the coding sequence ATGAAAATAGGCCTTCCCAAGAAACAAAAAGGTGCCGCCGCAATTGAATTCGCGTTGGTGTTCGTGATTTTTTTTGCTGTTCTTTATGGCGTGCTCAGTTACAGCCTGCCGTTGTTGCTGGTGCAATCATTTAATAACTCCACAGCCGAGGCGGTGCGGCGCAGTGTTGCGGTTGATCCGACGCTTACGGCGGCGGCCTATAAAACTGCAGTCGAGTCAGTGGCCAAAGGCGTGCTGGACGAAAAACTGCGCTGGGTACCTACAGCCGTGGCCCCAAGTCTGGTCAAAACCGCATCTTATGACCCCGTTGCGGGTGTTCTAACGGCCACTGTCTCTCTTCCGTCCGCTGCGTTGGCAACCCTTATGCCGGTACTCACGTTGGGCACTGTCAGCGTGCCTCAACTGCCGACTACCTTGACCGCGCAATCGAGTATGAAATTTTGA
- a CDS encoding prepilin peptidase, with product MIHLSVVFIWLFVCATQDLIQRHISNILTFGGAALALLYLLWTGDTWLGASAEEGGWALLIALLLTLPGYALNKLGAGDVKLMIALALATDRLTILGTVIGSSLCAGLWWLIASKILPLLNQWFNSDEFKVKRSMSKKLPYAPFLLAGFTLTTMLLG from the coding sequence GTGATTCACTTATCTGTTGTATTTATTTGGCTCTTTGTTTGCGCCACACAAGACCTTATCCAGCGCCATATTTCCAACATTCTGACCTTCGGCGGGGCGGCACTGGCGCTGCTGTATCTGCTCTGGACCGGTGACACCTGGCTGGGCGCCAGCGCTGAAGAAGGCGGCTGGGCACTACTGATCGCGTTGCTGTTGACCCTCCCCGGCTACGCCCTGAACAAGCTGGGCGCCGGTGATGTGAAGCTAATGATAGCCTTGGCCCTGGCAACCGATCGTCTGACAATTCTGGGCACAGTGATTGGATCCAGTTTGTGTGCAGGGCTGTGGTGGTTAATAGCGTCAAAAATACTGCCTTTGTTGAATCAATGGTTTAACTCAGATGAATTTAAGGTGAAACGTTCAATGTCAAAAAAGCTTCCTTATGCACCTTTTTTGTTAGCCGGTTTTACCCTGACAACAATGCTACTTGGATAG
- a CDS encoding response regulator transcription factor — MENRVNTHPALIKILVVDDQPLIVEELCEFLESSGYRCVPCQTSREAISAFIADPLIGLVLCDLHMPDMNGIELTQHLQKVAGKQRVFESILLTGRADKQDVIKALRIGIADYYQKPVDLNELLEGIQRQEQILREQHKSNQLGQLNQKLQYLAESIDDLYQDMEYARRPPQSSAENPNNPSSNDSTCPQIPSIFKQLSPRQLDVAKLVSKGQTNYQIACDLGITENTVKLYVSQVLRLTHMNNRTQLALALSPNASVQHGRQTAGS, encoded by the coding sequence ATGGAGAACCGTGTGAATACACACCCCGCCCTTATAAAAATTCTCGTCGTCGATGATCAGCCCTTGATTGTCGAAGAACTCTGCGAGTTTCTGGAAAGCAGTGGCTACCGTTGCGTGCCTTGCCAGACAAGCCGTGAAGCCATCAGTGCGTTTATTGCCGACCCACTGATAGGTCTAGTGCTGTGCGACTTGCACATGCCGGACATGAATGGCATTGAACTCACCCAGCATTTGCAAAAAGTTGCCGGTAAGCAGCGGGTCTTTGAAAGCATTTTGCTGACCGGCCGCGCCGACAAACAGGATGTGATCAAAGCCTTGCGTATCGGTATCGCCGATTACTACCAGAAGCCGGTCGATCTGAACGAACTGCTTGAGGGCATCCAGCGCCAGGAACAGATCCTGCGCGAACAGCACAAGAGCAACCAACTGGGGCAACTGAACCAGAAGTTGCAATACCTGGCCGAGTCCATTGACGACCTCTATCAGGATATGGAATACGCCCGTCGCCCTCCCCAGTCCAGCGCTGAAAACCCGAACAATCCCTCTTCGAACGACAGTACCTGTCCTCAGATCCCGAGCATTTTCAAACAGCTGTCACCGCGCCAGCTGGACGTCGCCAAACTGGTGAGCAAAGGCCAGACCAACTACCAGATAGCCTGCGATCTGGGCATCACTGAAAACACCGTAAAACTCTACGTGTCGCAAGTGCTGCGCCTCACCCACATGAACAATCGCACCCAGCTGGCTCTCGCCCTGTCCCCCAACGCCTCAGTCCAGCATGGCCGGCAAACGGCTGGCAGCTAA
- a CDS encoding DUF3613 domain-containing protein, with the protein MNLYIRVGVLLAVLPFGAFAIEPGPVSRSQQDTENWLQLQVSGQARSPIHQVATSQERERSLQRWLDSYTHPIPEYYKQDEGGKAKSD; encoded by the coding sequence GTGAATTTGTATATTCGAGTAGGTGTGTTGTTAGCCGTCCTGCCGTTTGGCGCCTTTGCCATCGAGCCGGGACCCGTGTCCAGATCCCAGCAGGACACCGAAAACTGGTTGCAGCTTCAGGTCAGCGGGCAAGCCCGGTCACCGATACACCAGGTGGCCACTTCCCAGGAGCGTGAGCGCAGCCTGCAGCGCTGGCTGGACAGCTACACCCACCCCATCCCTGAGTACTACAAGCAGGATGAGGGCGGCAAAGCCAAGTCGGATTGA
- a CDS encoding type II secretion system F family protein, producing the protein MALLICLILLLGALGLLINHVIQERLSQQRVMQRLEGDKTGPGTLSLWMRAVGNSKFGQRSVSMDSETQLLLNRVGWRTASQRSLFAAFQIGTPVAFAGLIFLGHELFFPGSGNLLIVLLFALAVGYLIPKRMLAYVAKQRQQEVAVEVSTFIPLLRILFESGMAVEQALRVLSQEGRQLLPVLTGELRVMLVRVDSGLELSQELSKTAALLDVDEFNDTCVILQQLIQQGGGAMKSLQALKELLDDRRLTRMEEYISKMSAKMSVVMMVFLFPALMIVLAGPSFMAIARAFGS; encoded by the coding sequence ATGGCCTTGCTGATTTGTTTGATTTTATTGTTGGGTGCCCTGGGGCTGTTGATTAACCATGTGATTCAGGAGCGGCTGAGCCAGCAGCGCGTTATGCAGCGCCTGGAAGGTGACAAGACCGGCCCTGGCACGTTAAGCCTCTGGATGCGGGCGGTGGGTAACAGCAAGTTCGGCCAGCGGTCGGTCTCGATGGACAGTGAAACCCAGCTCTTGCTCAATCGCGTTGGCTGGCGCACAGCCAGCCAGCGTTCATTGTTTGCCGCCTTCCAGATCGGGACCCCGGTAGCGTTTGCCGGGCTGATTTTTCTGGGGCACGAGCTGTTCTTTCCCGGGTCGGGGAATCTACTGATTGTGCTGCTGTTTGCGCTTGCCGTGGGGTATCTGATTCCCAAGCGGATGTTGGCCTACGTGGCGAAACAACGTCAGCAAGAAGTGGCTGTAGAGGTTTCAACCTTCATCCCTTTACTGCGCATTCTGTTTGAGTCGGGCATGGCGGTCGAGCAGGCGCTGCGGGTGCTGAGCCAGGAGGGGCGGCAATTGCTGCCAGTACTTACAGGGGAACTGCGAGTGATGCTGGTCCGGGTGGACTCTGGACTGGAGTTGAGCCAGGAGTTGAGCAAAACCGCAGCCTTGCTGGATGTAGATGAATTCAATGACACCTGCGTGATTCTTCAGCAATTGATTCAGCAGGGCGGTGGCGCGATGAAATCGTTACAAGCACTTAAAGAGCTGCTCGATGACCGTCGCCTGACGCGAATGGAGGAATACATCTCGAAAATGTCGGCCAAGATGTCGGTGGTGATGATGGTCTTTCTGTTTCCGGCGCTGATGATTGTATTGGCCGGCCCGAGTTTTATGGCTATTGCACGGGCCTTTGGCTCGTGA